The genomic DNA CATCGCCCGCAGCGAGATGGTGTCCGAGCGCAGCGCCAGCGTCATGACAGGCGCGTCCGCGGGGTTCACCTTGGCGTAGGTCGGCGGATAAGGCAGCGTCTTCGGCAGCACGCCCGCCGCGGCGTTGATCGCCGCCTGCACGTCCTGGGTCGCGCCATCGATGTCGCGGTTGAGATCGAACTGCAGCGAAATCTGGCTGACGCCGAACGAGCTCGTCGAGTTCATCGCCGACAGCGACGGGATCTGCCCGAGCTGTCGCTCCAGGGGCGCTGTGATCAGCGAGGCGATCACGTCGGGGCTCGCGCCGGGAAGCTGCGTCGTCACCTGCACGGTCGGGAAGTCGACCTGCGGCAGCGCAGAGACCGGCAGCGCGAAATAGCCCAGCAACCCGCCGATCAGAAGCGCGATGCCGAGCAGCGAGGTCGCGATCGGCCGGCGGATGAAGGGTTCGGAGACACCCATGGGTTCTGCCTGCCGCCTCAGGCGGCCGTTGTCGGGATCATGGCTGCTTGGCTCCTGATCCTGATGCCCCAGGACTTGATGTAGGCCCCGGAGCCGGCCCGGTCTGTCCCTTCTGGTCGCCCTCGCTGCTGTTGCGCTTGGCGCGGAACTCGCCGGTCTTGCCCTGCCCGTCCTTCTGGCCTTCCTTCGAGCCTTCCTTCTGACCTTCCTTGGCCCCATCCTTCTTTTGCGCGTCCGGCCCGCGCGCTCGCTTGCGCGGGGCGAGATCGGCCGACGGGGTCTGGTCGTCACGGCCGATGATCACCTTGGAACCATCGGACAGATTGGCAAAGCCCGTGGTGACGACCCGGTCGGTCGCTGACAGTCCGCTGGCGATCACGGCGTCATGCTCGTTCTGCTGGGTCACCGCGACGGGCTTGGCCGAAACGACGTTGTCCTCGCCGATGACATAGCTGAATGTCCCAATCGGGCCGCGCTGCACGGCCGACGTCGGGATCACCAGCGCCTGCATCAGCGTCTCGACCTTGAGGCGGACATTGACGAACTGGCCCGGCCAAAGCTGGTAATTGGCGTTCGGAAACTCCGCCTTGAGTTTGAGCGTGCCGGTGGTCTGGTCGACCTGATTGTCGATACCGGTGAGCTTGCCGGTGTCGATCACGGTGGTGCCGTCATTACCGAACACGTCGACCGCGAGCGTGCCTTTCGCCGCGGCCGCGTTGACGCGCATGATCTGCTGCTGCGGCAGGCTGAACCACACCGCGATCGGCTGCAATTGCGTGATCACCACGAGACCCGTGGTGTCGGACGCATGGATGATGTTGCCCTGGTCGACCTGACGCAAGCCGGCACGACCCGAGATCGGCGCCACGATCTTGGTGTAGCTGAGTGTTGCCGCCGCATTGTCGATCGCGGCCTGGTCGGCCTTCACCAGGGCCTCGGTCTGCGCGACCAGCGCGCGCTGGGTGTCTGCCTGCTGCTTGGAGCCGGCATTGGAAGCAGCGAGCTGCTCGTAGCGCGTCAGGTCGATGCGCTGGTTGGCAAGCTGGGCCTGGTCCTGCGCCTTCTTGGCGACGGCCTGGTCGTACTGCGCCTGGTAGATCGCCGGATCAATCTCGCCGACCACGTCGCCCTTCTTGACGTCCTGGCCCTCGGTGAAGTTCACCGCAATCAGCTTGCCGTCGACCTGCGAGCGCACGGTCACGGTGTTGAGCGCGCGGATCGCGCCGACGCCGTCGAGATAGACCGGCACGTCCTGGATGCGGGGCGTCGCCGCCAGCACCGGGACCGGCAGATCGGGCCGCTGGTTGCGGCCGTTCGCCTGCTGCGGCTGCTGATGCCAGATAGTCCAGCCGAGATAACCGAGCCCACTGAGGATCGCGAGCGTGATCAGGGTCATGACGAAGCCGCGGCCGCGCGACCGTCTCGCCGTCCCCTCCTCTGCGCCTTGCTTGCTATCCGGCTTAAAGAGCATTGACCGGTTTCTCCATTCGCGGCTCCCAGCCGCCGCCGAGCGCCTGATACAGGCTGACGATG from Bradyrhizobium sp. CCBAU 53351 includes the following:
- a CDS encoding efflux RND transporter periplasmic adaptor subunit gives rise to the protein MLFKPDSKQGAEEGTARRSRGRGFVMTLITLAILSGLGYLGWTIWHQQPQQANGRNQRPDLPVPVLAATPRIQDVPVYLDGVGAIRALNTVTVRSQVDGKLIAVNFTEGQDVKKGDVVGEIDPAIYQAQYDQAVAKKAQDQAQLANQRIDLTRYEQLAASNAGSKQQADTQRALVAQTEALVKADQAAIDNAAATLSYTKIVAPISGRAGLRQVDQGNIIHASDTTGLVVITQLQPIAVWFSLPQQQIMRVNAAAAKGTLAVDVFGNDGTTVIDTGKLTGIDNQVDQTTGTLKLKAEFPNANYQLWPGQFVNVRLKVETLMQALVIPTSAVQRGPIGTFSYVIGEDNVVSAKPVAVTQQNEHDAVIASGLSATDRVVTTGFANLSDGSKVIIGRDDQTPSADLAPRKRARGPDAQKKDGAKEGQKEGSKEGQKDGQGKTGEFRAKRNSSEGDQKGQTGPAPGPTSSPGASGSGAKQP